In Myxocyprinus asiaticus isolate MX2 ecotype Aquarium Trade chromosome 16, UBuf_Myxa_2, whole genome shotgun sequence, the genomic stretch CATAGTTACAGATGTTTATATCAAATGATATATCGATTATCAAATGCTTTCTGTCTCCTTTAAAGACAAGCGTTCAGTTACAAGACTGTATTGTGAAGTATGAATGGCAGATTTCTAAGGACAAACATTTACAGTATGGTTCATTATTACAGCATTCTGGTATTAACCTGTAAAATGTTCATGCAAGCGcactactttttaaaaatattatctaATATTCAACATAGCTGTTTAGTTTCCAGTGTATCTGTTGATGACACTTTGGAATGGAATAGTATAAGTTTagaagataaaaaagaaacacattgaaataaatgtttagtaCACATATAATGCAGTCTAATGTCGTACCTAATATAAGGTCCTTCAGTGTTTTTATTAACATCTTCTACCCATTTTGTTACATAATACTCTGATTTAATGCAGTGGGTTAAATACCTGCAGGAGGATGGGGAAGGAGCGatgatgaaagagagagaaagatagagagttAAAGGGGGGAGTagagaaagaaaagaagagaTAGGAGAAAGGAAAGGAGCTTGTAAAAGACAGCAGCAACAGTGACATTCATTACGGTCCAAGATGCAGTTGAGAGATCAGACAGCAGGTCAGACTACAGCTCGCACACAGATATTGTGAAGCTTTTTTGATTTTGTAGGGGTGCAGGAAAAAAGAATATAGACAATCATTTACTAAATAATTTAAAGCTGCTGTAACATTAGCATCCAGTGGACCTGTCTTCATTTTAAGGGTTACTGcacccaaaaagaaaatcatttattcatcctcatgatgttccaaacctgaataattttctttcttccatggaatacaaaaagagatgtgTAGTAGAATTTTCAAACAACAATGGTGAATAGGGATGGGGCTGCCAAgctttaaaaatgacagaaaatcaCCATAAAAGCAGTTAATTCAATTCATGTGCTatatccaagtcttctgaagacatttgatagttttgtgtgaggaagagaGTAAAATTTTAATCAGTATTCGCTGAAAATCTTCCCATCCAACACCTTAaactttggtctgttcctcacacaaaactattgcatggcttcagaagactcggaATACAACACATGAATCTTATGGActgcatttatggtgcttttttattttctggAGCTTGAAAGCTGTGGTCACTACaagctttcattgtatggaaaagagaaacTAAACAATCTTCAAAATAtcgtcttttgtgttccaccaaagcAAGAAAGTCATTCGGGGTTGGATTGAATTGTTGGTGAGAAAATGTTgacagaaattatatttttgtttgaacaattcctttaaaaggTATCTGAAATTGTCCAGCGTTTCCGAAGAACCTTCCGAACCTTTTCAACATTTAAAGCACTTAGACATGTGATGCAGTTTACTGATGTGCTTGAACTTTCagaatatttgtaatatattctaattttaatttaatattctaATGAACATTAAAAGATAAATGTGTAGTATTTGAATAGCTGCATGTTGTTTCTGCTTTCGTTGCTATCAGCTAGTCACATGCGTGAATTCATCTGCAAAAACATGCGTCAAGCTGAAATCAGAGTGTTGCGTTTGTACAGATAATGAAAGACGTGCAGGTAATTTCCAGCGTGCTGTTCGTTCCAGAGATTAAACAAATGCACACATCAATGCACACCTAAAACAAACCAACATTTACCCCAAACACACAGATAAACGTCAAGTTTTAAAATGGTTTTGCTTTGACTTCTACACGCTGTTGTACTGATACATTTTGCAGAGTTAAGACACCATGCAAAGTCAAACGTCCACGCCGTGTGTTTCTGCCTCAGCTGTTGTGTggtaaaaattatattatgtcaTGATGTCATCACTATGGCAACACTACATCTCTTACTCTGTGGAGTTGGAACGTGGACGGAACTTCTTTCCCTTGAGCTTCTTACGGGTACCTGTGATGTTTCCTGCAGTAATAGAGGAGAAGAACATGTGATATGTACTGTACACTAAGATACTATGGCTGCTTTTACACTGCAAGGCCTTTTTGTCCATCTGTTTGCATTCACTTTGGACATAGCCGATTGTGACCAGATGTCAGATACTCATCGGATTGTAATAAGTGTTTTGCTGTTTACAATCATGCAACAAGATCTGATCAGTGTCAGATGTCTAGGAAAAAATCGTAATTGGTTGACAGGGTAAATGCTACATTAGAGCGGTTTCATTTATGGGCGTGTTACCTTGCCACGAGTTGCTCCTGGGTCGTCCGTTTTCACAGACGTCAGAGATGTGCTTGGCATCCGGGATTCTTTCACTCCAAGAGTGCGACATGCCATTAgatcttcagaccaaaaaacagagaaaCAGTCCTCATTTAAGCTCATTTCATACACTCACAGAGATTAAGTGCTCTTCATGAGGAAAATGAATGACTGACAGATGTCACATCACTGTGATGAGCAGAACAAAAACACTGGGATGAGCATGAGATCATGCACCAGGAAGACACTGACTTACTTACTGCCCCAGTATTAATGATACAACAGCCTGATGAGAATTTTACAGTCACAAGAGAgacaaaaagaaagttataccATTTTAAGCAAATAGTACAAACCCACAGGAAAGAATACATCAAGGAAGCAATAAAAACCTGTATGTTTTAAATAACACTGACTTCTTGCAAAATAAACAGTACACttcattttatgaaaattatgcCATGCTTTTAAAAATGCAGCTACTGTAAGTGTCCAAAGCATAAACTGTGAACCATAATCATAATCAATCTaccaaaaatattacatttaaatatgaacatTTCTAATTAAATTCTCCCAAGACTAAATTATCTGGGCAtgctacaaacattcattttaTTGCTCTATATTCCTACTGTATGCCAACAATTgtcttatttatttctatttttatttctatatgagACACATTTGAGACAATGCTGATATTATAATGTGACAATTAGAAACTCCATATGTTGCTCTTTTAGAGTCTCCTGAGCTCTAAAAGAGCAACATATGGGGTGATACTACGTATTGTGTGTTTGTTAGCAAAGCAGGCAAAGCGATGAGGATGAAGATGGAGATGAAGCAAACCTGAAGCCGAACAGAGAGATGTTTTGGCTGATGGAGGGGATAGATGGGGTGAAAGAGCGAGTGTTGATCTGGAGGTGAGACAGGTAAGCAGACCTCTTCTTGGAGCTGCTGCCGGAGTTGGAGCTCACGCCTTGCGGCATGTCACTGTAGAGAGAATCAGCATCTCCTGGCTTCTTCACATAATCACCCGGTGGCATTTGCCTGGAAAATACAGGCCGAGAATCGTTGATATCCATTACACATTTCACTATAGCTTTGACATGATTACTGTTTACATGAATAGAACACTGTGAAAAGTCCTTATAtattaagtcgctttggataaaagcatctgctacacaaaaaaatttaaatgttaaggTCAACTACAGTAGATTCTTACATAATCTCAAGGAAATTTGACTGGCACTAGCAGGTGTTATGATTGTTTTTTAGGGAGTTTttaaagtctatgggatttttttctctcttatatTATCATCTTCCAAGTGAAAAGTATAAGTCTGATCGTTTAGAAAAGCACAATCAATGCAGGATCATTTGCGTGCTGAAGTTTAACACTTATGGTTCATTCAAATCCCTGATCCTTTGACCTGAAGTACAAGCAATAGTGTTAGTAAAGCTTGCTTTAACTAATTAAAAATGTCCAATCCCTATAAAAACAAATGTCTAAAATACACAACAAAAACACTCATAAAATAAAGAGAAAGGTGGACAAACCGACAGAATCTTCTGTGTACGTCAGATTCAACATACTGACGCTGTCTGTAGCTCCTTCAtggggagaaaagaaagaaacacgATTActgaaaaacatactgtaaaaaacTGAGTGAAaatcatacactcactgagcactttattaggaacactatggtaccAATAAAGcagtcttctgctgttatagcccatcagcctcaaggttcgatgtgttgtgcattctgagttgctattctgcttactacaattatacagagtacatatctgagttaccgtagcctttctgtcagctcaaacaaaTCTGGGCAGTGTTTCctaaaagcattgcaagcttaaacTGATCATAGAGACTGTTGGCggcaatggtttctacgatctacatAGGATttcgatgcttttgggaaatgctgccCAGGCCATTCTCcagtgacctctttcatcaacaaggcatttccgtccacagaactgctgctcactttatgttttttgtttttggcaccattctgagtgaactctagagactgttgtgtgtgaaaattccaggagatcaacagttacagaaatactcaaaccagcccgtcttgcaccaacaatcatgccacgactGAAATcagtgagatcaaatttttcctcattctgataattgatgtgaacattaactaaagctcctgacccgtatctgcgtgattttatgcattgcactgctgccaaacgattggctgattagataatcgcatgaataagtaggtgtacaggtgttcctaataaagtgctcagcgaGTGTATAATGCCTTTTGTAATCACATGTTTATGTAAAATTCAATTTAAAGTTATCTTTACAGCTACTGAGGCATCTGTGATAATGTGACTTACTTGTATCCCCATGCGGAAATGCCTAGAATTAGTGCGAGGACCAGGATAGAGCCCGTAACGGCCCCGATGATGATGTTAGTACTCATAATGCCTGTCAGATGGATAAAGCGATAAATCTGTAGCCATGGCAACTGTTAACACTGACCTGCGATCAACTGGACAAACTGAAACTAATCTGGatgtaaacaaaaatgaaatctaCAAGCTTTTGTTTGGTTTGTCAAGTTGACCACATGCCCAAAtctcagataaaaaaacaaacagatatagacagaaaattaaaaaaaagaatttgataAAGATTTATAAATCTTTCTGTCCACAGAGGATTTATTCTAAATGCATTCCTACAAATCAAATCCATAAAACAGGGAGGCATATGATGGGTTTTTAACAACACAGCACAGCAGATAAACAGGCTGTTAGCTTTCATTCAGACAGAAACTCAAAGGAATGATTGGGTGAGTGAGAACACAGAATGACAGATGGAAAGAAAGaagaaacaaacaacaacaaacaacaactcaAATCTAAACTCACTGTCACTCCAGCAAATGAGCACATGAGCCTGTCCACTAAAGAACGAATGCGTAAAAATAAAAACcatgaaacagaaaaataaaaagaccaattaaaagcatgtgaaatgtgtgtgtgtgggtgaaccGTTGAGCATGAATATGATAACAGAAAAGAAACGTAACACACTGATGAGAAATAGGGCTAGGCGACATAGCTAAATtttttatatctcaatatttttcaccCTTTCGCCAGTATTCGACACATAtctcaatatttatattttagttgcTCTTaaaagttatagttcacccaaaaataaaagttctgtcatcattttctccccctcatgttgtttcaaaccggtatgactttctttcttgcgtGCGACACAaacggagatgttaggcagaatgtgaacttcagtcaccattcactttcattgcatctttttttccatacaatgaaagtgaatggtgactgaggctttcattctgtctaacatctctgtgatgaggaggagggctgaGAGGATTCACGCCCGGTggtgagttgcccaatcagcgggagagagataaaaggaggagccggggacgccagagagagagagagagacgcatgcaacagtgttttgtgtgtgtgcgcttttgtTATGATTCAGTTTAGTgttatgttgaattaaagtctttttgattgttaatccggttcctgcttcctcctttcccgatgaacgagaggcttgtctgccacaatctccttctgtgttccacggaagaaaataagtcatacgggtctggaaaaacatgagggtgaataaatgatgacagaattgtaattttgtgtgtgaactatctctttaagaggcTGATTTTTTTACTCTCAGGAACAATCATTCCATTATTTCAACAATAAAACAGGAAATTATTTTACTGAATAACCAAGAAAACCTCTTGTGATCCATGCAGCTCTGTGTGAGGCGATGAAAACTCTGAGCTTGAGAACATTTGCACACAACTGCCATGTCCGATGCCTCTGGATTCATGTCATAAAATGGTTTGGTAAAGTGTCATGTTAGAGGATCTCAGGGTTGTGGAAATGTGATTGTGGAATTATGTTTCTGAGGATCCTCTTGAAAGTGCAGAGTGAGGGACAGTGAGACTTTGGCCTACCTGATGTTTTGGCTGTGGGTCGCACCAGCAGGTAACTCAAAGGAGAGGTGGAATTGCAGTCTTCACCTGCCCAGCCcaggtcacacacacacctgagcTCGTTACTGCACACCTACAACACATACACAAGATCAGACAATATTATTgaattttatttcattctaaataATTTATCTGGCAAACAAATGCATCTCAATTAGGATGACAGCATTAAACTGAACAGATAAATTACTACTTAAATactaaatactaaaaaaaaacaaaaaacagaatacACCATAATTTAGGctatataaaacataattatgaATGGCAGAATTTAAGCAGGGATTTCTTTGCAGGATCAGTACACCATATCTTTACAAAAAGCATCCGAATGGATCAATTTGCTCAAATGAATTGCACTTCCCAACTCAAGTGAGAGGAAAGGATGTGGTTTTCTAACACTACACCACTATCAAAATGTAACTTGTTACTAGCAAATCTACACTATTTTATAAACAGAtgagctactgtcacactattgaaaaatgtagttaagttagcaTTGATTAGTTAGTTACTCCTTAACACTGATGATCCAAAGACCGCTTACCTTCACAACAATCCAAAGACATACATGTTtaggttcacacacacacacacacacatatacaaacacattcTCTCACCCCATGTCCTGAGCAGATCACCCTGTCATTAGTGCCGGGACACGTGCTGAAGTTGAATTCTTGCACTGGGAGGCATTTGTGGTTGAAACAGATCCGATCTGTTCCACATGCAGTTCCGTCCTCCACGTAACCCAGATCAGAGTCTCCATCAATCAGCACATGTCCTCCACTGAAACATTCACACTTACTTTAGGAATTTTGACAAGctaaacataaataacaaaataaagatgtttgtgtttgtatgtgtacctGCAGTCCATTGAGGCGCTGTGCTGAGCCACAGAGAAAGAGGTCAAACCTCCCTGTAACTCTCCTAGTCTAGGGGCTGGAGAAATGTTAGAGCACAGCAGATATCCACAGTGTACAtccctgaaaacacacaaatacatacagtacttTAATATCTGGTgaacagacctttgaagctccaaaaatcacataaaggccacataaaagtgatctataagactccagtggtcaaatacatgttttcagaagtgatatgatagatgtgggtgagaaacagatcaatatttaagtaattttttacttgaaatctccactttcacattcattcacattttaaaagtgaaagtggagatttaaggtAAAAAAAGAGGAGCTTCAAATGTATCGtcacaatttacttgcattgtatggaccaaaagagctaaaatattcttctaaaaatctttgtttgtgttcagaagaagaaagaaagtcatacacatctgggatggcatgagggtgttaatgatgaaagaattgtcatttttgggtgaactatccctttaagtcatggaaaagtaatggaaattcatATTGTAAATTGGCTAGAaatgttataaaataatttttaaaaattattatccgGTAATCGTGaaccactggaaaaaaaaaaagaaatgtattggCCAAAAAGTCTGCAAATCCTATATCAAACGTACTGTTTTTTGCACTGAATCCAGGTGTCTTTGTCACGTCCGCAGTTGCCCTTCTCTGTGCCCTCAATGTTGAGTTTCTCATAGCAGAACTTATCAGCCGATGTTGCTTCTTTAAAGAACCACAGAACCACAAAACATTAACAGAaccctaaaaacaaaaacaaaaaattctaaaAGGAGGAAGTGATGTCACTCACTCTCTCCCCATAGGTACTTGCACTGCCTGTCCTTGGTTTTACACCTGCCATTGAAACACCGCCCCTTAAATAAGATGAAATTAAGACATAGAGATCACATTGacataaagaaagaaaacagaataATGAAGGTGTAACATTCTACATGTTGCAACATAATTGTGACTGTGTTTCAATTAAAATGTGTATCAATTTATATTTGATACATAAAAACTAACCTGGTCTTTCTCACAGGTGTATCCATCCATCTTGTGTAGGTTTGGAGGACACTGTAATAAAGACATTCAGTGTTTAACTTCAAATGTTACACAAAGTGTTTCATTTAGAGATTCTTCACTTCAGGAAAGCAAAAGGGTATGTAGTATGTACAGAATAGCATAttactttctatttttttttaaagaatgtgggGCCATGTCACAACTactttttgaaatatttattgttgTATACAACTTACTTTCtcacatactatttaaaataaacagtaaGCAGTGCAGTGTATACTGTACGGTAAGCAGTACaatagtattccattctgaacaccaAAATGTCTGGGATAGACCTTTCCTTAGTGAATAAATGTAACTGCTGTGGAATGTATCAGGGATGTGACAGCACCCTCACCTGGCTTGAGTTCCCAGTGCACATTTCAGGTATGTCACAGTCATTGACGGCCTCACGACAGAGGACACCCATAAACTCCAGCTACAAAGACAGCACAATGGTCATTAAaaaccagacacacacacaaaaaaggagaCTGCCAAATTGTATTTTATCGCTCATCGCCTACCTGGCAGTTCTTACAGCAAAGACCATCACTGCATTTGGCTCCCTCAGTCAACATGCATTTCTTACAGCAGTCCTCTCCTTCTCTAGCACACTCctgcagaaagacagagagaaataaATAGATTATGTAAGAAGAATCAGAGTAATGTGATCATGGTATTGATGTAAGATCACTCACAGCTGGGTTTCCAcagtcacactcctcccctgcctcCACAAAACCATTACCACACTCTGGAGGATCCAAGAGCTACAGAGCAAAAAGAGAAAGAGACCACTGTtaagttgttttttcttttcttcatttttattcattattactTCACTCAATTTGCACTAATTTCACTGGTTTGTTTATACTCCATTTgttattatacttttatattttacatattttacttCATTTGCACTTCATTGTATGTTGCAAATGCTTTGGTAATACAAATCTACAGTTTTTGTTGTGCCAATATAGCATGCCAAAATTGAAATTAAATTGAGAAAAAGAGGTGATGGACAGGCCCATATGGAATCTGCAcacttttttcatattttctgcactgattgtgGGGTAACATTTGCAGAATGGACTGAAACAAAGGTGAAATATGAGAGTATTACATTATTGGTAAGTGAAAGCATAATCAAACTAGCTAAAATATTTGTTAAACGAAGATGCAAGGGGCAGGGGTGTGTAAGACTTGTTACATGATGAGCATTCTGATTCTGCAGAAATCTGTGGAGCTTTCTAGACCGTTTTGTGGATACAGATTATAAGTGGGCCTAGTGAGGTGTAACTTCAAAATGACATGCGCTAAGAAAAGTAAATGCAGACAGTACTGAAATGGGTTTACCTTTGAGGGTTTGTTGAAGAGACAGGCACCACCTCCGCTGTTGAGGAAATCATGGTACTCTTCCACATTACAGTCAGAAAATCTCCTGGGCAAGTAGAAGCTGTCAAAAAGAATTACAGAGCAGTAGAGTAATGCTGCCTGATTTTTACCTCCATTCCCCTCTAATTCACACTGCATGTGCTGCTTTATTTCCAcaagtgaaactataaaaataaatggttCATTTACATGCTTCACAGTTACTGTAATATTCCTGTATACATTCAATGTAAACCCTAACgcttaaaataattaattgttttgagtagtgaaaaaataaatcatacaaattagttaaaataaattacccatgatgagtatttagaactttctcttttgTTTAGTCATGAAACTGTAACCTTTCAAGTAatctgaattgttttattgttttatatttaatgaacttgtctctttaaatttacaggaacttaaatttaactgaaactgggcaggggatttcaatATCCCGTCATGCTTTGCATGAcactcgacagggagagtaaatgttaaaattaagtgttgtaTAATATCTTTGTGCAAGATGATAAAGGATTACTCTTTAGtgtttcatgttttgtgttatttaaaatagtttctgttatgttcaagtttttgggggttaccattatggtgaatagtgaagcttgagcttaggttgaggaccGGTACATATTAATATAGTTTTAATCTACACTACATTGCTTGACCTGTTGAACAATAACAATAGCAATGCTAATCTTAGAATAGCGTTTCCAGTTATTATGCATTCAGTATGTTTCCATTCACTAGCTATTACTAGTTAGTTAGGTTCTTCTACTTACGTATTTATATTATAGTTAATGTGGTAATTTAAAGTCCAGCCAAAGCGTTACGTATAAAGATAAGTGCCATTAAAATGTGTGAGTTAGTTTACTCAATATatcaagttaagagcaattaacatgcatgtgtagtgCAAAAACAAAATCTGAAAGGTCGTTTAACTTAAACTTAggaatttattaacttaaaaaatgtgatgtaactgattgcctacatttatttatttatttttatagttctGCTAATTTATTAGTGTTTACAGTGTGGTAATGGGCATATTTAgaataaacacacatttacacattctTTTCCAGCTGTTCTCTTGAGAAAGACTAGATAATCAGTCTTgccatttattaaattaattttttagcaGTTTCTTCACTGTAATTTAATCAGCTTATTCATTCTCATTCATGTCCTGATAACAATAAAATAGTGAAATTTAGTTAATTAGACTCTTTTAATGCTTGTAAAAtaatcggtaacactttaaaataaggttgtatttgttaacactttttcagcacttattaatttcaacatacataaataaaatatttaaaattgtatatgttaacattagttaatgcattatgaactagaattaactaacaatgagtaattttttttatataaatttacatttttcatgattaataaatgctgtaaaaatatactgttcattgtcagttcatgatacctaatgaatttactaatgttatcaaatagatccttactgtaaagtgttatcaaataATCTGTCTCCTCGtgccaaaaatgtgttttgataaCTTTGGCACCTTTTTCCAACTTCCTGTGTTATAgcatttaaaagctttttttttctttcttttttttttttttttttgcaaatgcatAGATTTAAATGCATATAATGATATAATTAGATTGTAATTATTACAAAATAAGGtgtataaatgacagaattttcgatTAATACGGACATATACCAGCTGCCATATTTGGATTTCTAGAAACTGCCTTAATAGGGTTACAGCAATCAGGTTAACAAATTTACACATAAAATTTTATCTGAGTAATATTTAAAAACCATGGGCTTGGGATTCATGGATTAACATGAATGTAAACATCAGTCTGGTTGGATGGAGAAATGGTTGCTGTTGTCATGGTTACCGCCACTGTTTCATTCAGACCAGCAGATGGAGGGACTCAGACACAAAGAACAACATaacacaccacacaaacacacacaccaagaaCAGCCACTGACGGTAGAGAAGGAGAAGACATTTGTGTCTCCAGTGAATGTGGTTTGCAACCCCTCCTAACTTTATGTCTTCTACACAGAGACCTTATTCACTTGATATATTTGGCACACAGCACCTGAT encodes the following:
- the LOC127454188 gene encoding disintegrin and metalloproteinase domain-containing protein 22-like isoform X2 translates to MDALMMAPRVGISFLCLCVAVMSSVVHASIPLPHYGNALVKTRARRDDGRLLGIENTVPVRLVYRKDGDSQTAHDVLNTWVRMGSDSKQNHVAQASFQMQAFGQTFILDVELNHDLLSSNYIERHISEEGKSVVTKGGEHCYYHGKVRDIPKSYVALSTCHGLHGMFFDGNHTYMIEPGGENTKSEEGPVHMIYQSPGLDPPEGFISAVPLAESPFQNPPLSSAAHKRKKRQISRNLLSVADETKYIELMVINDHLMYKKHRLSVGQTNNYAKSVVNMADLYFKEQLNTRIVLVAMETWAADNRFNINDDPMVTLREFMKYRRDFIKEKSDSVHLFSGNRFHSNWGGASYMGGVCSLTKGGGVNEYGKTEEMAITLAQSLGQNIGIFSDKKRILNGQCKCEDKWSGCIMDDVGFYLPRRFSDCNVEEYHDFLNSGGGACLFNKPSKLLDPPECGNGFVEAGEECDCGNPAECAREGEDCCKKCMLTEGAKCSDGLCCKNCQLEFMGVLCREAVNDCDIPEMCTGNSSQCPPNLHKMDGYTCEKDQGRCFNGRCKTKDRQCKYLWGEKATSADKFCYEKLNIEGTEKGNCGRDKDTWIQCKKQDVHCGYLLCSNISPAPRLGELQGGLTSFSVAQHSASMDCSGGHVLIDGDSDLGYVEDGTACGTDRICFNHKCLPVQEFNFSTCPGTNDRVICSGHGVCSNELRCVCDLGWAGEDCNSTSPLSYLLVRPTAKTSGIMSTNIIIGAVTGSILVLALILGISAWGYKSYRQRQYVESDVHRRFCRQMPPGDYVKKPGDADSLYSDMPQGVSSNSGSSSKKRSAYLSHLQINTRSFTPSIPSISQNISLFGFRSNGMSHSWSERIPDAKHISDVCENGRPRSNSWQGNITGTRKKLKGKKFRPRSNSTETLSPAKSPTSSTGSIASSRRYPYPMPPLPDEERKANRQSARLWETSI